From Paenibacillus graminis, a single genomic window includes:
- a CDS encoding sensor histidine kinase: protein MFKNSIRTRLMALVLLASVIPSAISVTFSYLYTKESVTEQSVKQNTKLLTLGEAKLSSYFSGMNQRAMSLYSGINVPSSFYTTLLTSKSRQDVPPGSGVPDTRAVISTQLSNLFLSDRNTFQIHLYVRAAQQSNLLRGGYFRREANTNYALDEHLEGTYRPYIEVTHIEHQYGIKSGFPNLRPGIEPVFTAHFPIYKTPSSDVLADLSIDYRLAELEGIVKSMYNSDTERLYVLNDQGQALFASDPDWIAKPVKAGWSQLPGNSGSGHFTWKKDGFKGIVMYRHIEDPLFKGSIIKLVPYEDLYGDARVITRFNAGIGILFLLVGGITAVLISIGFTRPIKKLISFTQKVQIGQLDAHMDVEREDEFGLLTRKITGMTRTINDLILNEYKLDLANKTNQLKALQAQVNPHFLYNALQSIASLSLRYNAPKVYDLIYSLGSMMRYSMNTERTQVPLRDEIEHVQNYVILQTERFGEENLHLDVDAEEEALNVVVPKMILQPIVENIFKHGFADGIQGGVISIRCALDGQGRLLLAVKDNGKGIAPERLEAIMAGLAESGRTEREEIGLYNVLARLRLQMSSGAQLILSGNGDSGVTVTLLIPLDNL, encoded by the coding sequence ATGTTCAAAAACAGCATACGGACCCGGCTGATGGCGCTTGTGCTGCTGGCCTCTGTGATTCCATCAGCGATTTCAGTTACGTTCTCTTATCTCTATACCAAGGAATCGGTCACGGAGCAGTCCGTGAAGCAGAATACGAAACTGCTGACGCTCGGGGAAGCCAAACTGAGCAGCTACTTCAGCGGCATGAACCAGCGGGCGATGTCGCTGTACAGCGGAATCAATGTGCCCAGCTCTTTTTATACCACTCTGCTCACCTCCAAAAGCCGGCAGGATGTTCCGCCCGGCTCTGGAGTCCCTGATACACGGGCTGTGATCTCCACCCAGCTCTCGAACCTGTTTCTCTCGGACCGGAACACTTTTCAGATTCATCTGTATGTGCGGGCAGCGCAGCAGTCCAATCTGCTGCGGGGAGGGTATTTCCGCCGGGAGGCCAACACCAACTATGCTTTGGATGAGCACCTTGAAGGGACGTACCGCCCCTACATCGAGGTCACCCATATAGAACATCAGTATGGGATAAAGTCCGGTTTTCCTAATTTGAGGCCGGGGATTGAGCCGGTATTTACGGCCCATTTTCCAATTTACAAAACCCCGAGCTCCGACGTTCTGGCCGACCTGTCGATTGACTATCGCCTTGCAGAGCTGGAGGGGATCGTCAAATCCATGTACAATTCCGATACGGAACGCCTTTATGTGCTAAATGATCAGGGGCAAGCACTGTTTGCTTCTGATCCTGACTGGATCGCTAAGCCGGTCAAAGCGGGCTGGAGCCAGCTTCCCGGGAACAGCGGCAGCGGTCATTTTACCTGGAAAAAGGACGGATTCAAGGGGATTGTCATGTACCGGCATATTGAGGACCCGCTGTTCAAAGGCAGCATTATTAAGCTGGTTCCCTATGAAGATCTGTATGGAGATGCCCGGGTCATCACCCGCTTCAATGCCGGTATTGGTATATTGTTTCTGCTCGTGGGCGGAATCACCGCCGTGCTTATCTCTATTGGCTTCACCAGACCGATCAAGAAGCTGATCTCCTTCACCCAGAAGGTGCAGATCGGACAGCTGGATGCGCATATGGATGTGGAACGGGAGGATGAATTCGGCCTGCTGACGCGCAAGATCACGGGAATGACCCGGACGATCAACGATTTGATCCTCAATGAGTATAAGCTGGACCTGGCGAATAAAACCAACCAGCTGAAGGCGCTGCAGGCACAGGTCAATCCGCATTTCCTGTATAATGCCCTGCAGTCCATCGCCAGCTTGTCCTTACGGTACAATGCGCCCAAGGTGTATGATCTCATCTATTCACTTGGCAGCATGATGCGTTATTCGATGAATACTGAACGCACACAGGTGCCGCTCCGCGATGAAATCGAGCATGTGCAGAACTATGTCATCCTCCAGACGGAGCGGTTCGGTGAAGAGAATCTGCACCTTGATGTCGATGCGGAGGAGGAGGCCCTGAATGTGGTGGTGCCCAAGATGATTCTGCAGCCTATCGTGGAAAATATCTTCAAGCACGGCTTCGCGGACGGTATTCAGGGTGGAGTTATTTCCATCAGGTGTGCGCTGGATGGCCAAGGACGGTTATTGCTTGCCGTCAAGGACAACGGCAAAGGCATTGCGCCTGAACGGCTGGAGGCCATCATGGCCGGATTGGCAGAGAGCGGCAGAACGGAGCGTGAGGAGATCGGGCTGTACAATGTGCTTGCCCGGCTCCGCCTGCAGATGAGCAGCGGGGCGCA